The Sphingomonas telluris genome includes a window with the following:
- a CDS encoding YihY/virulence factor BrkB family protein, whose amino-acid sequence MQDHSPLAPEERRKRAASLRAAFGRDVAEKLRPHTHPIEVMKRVAVGVYNDGFIHAGNLAYLSLLALFPFFILAAAVAQILDQSDAAHKTVITVLAQLPPAVADVLQEPVLEVLTARTGPLLWIGAIVALWTVGSFIETIRDILRRAYGVRFCAPFWEYRLASMALIVGAVILLLFALAASVVLSSVQRAVEAWIPLAQDVSDTLALYRVIPAVALYCTIYFIFYLLTPLRYRRRGCRKWPGALLITSWWLLTAELLPKAIGLLGGYSLTYGSLAGVMIVLIFFYMVGLGVVMGAELNAALAEAGATALKGEIYSGPYTDQLDVEEPQPGEDVERMPEKEGPQL is encoded by the coding sequence ATGCAGGACCACTCGCCGCTAGCCCCTGAGGAACGTCGCAAGCGGGCGGCGAGCCTCCGCGCGGCATTCGGGCGAGACGTGGCGGAGAAGCTGCGGCCGCACACGCATCCGATCGAAGTCATGAAGCGCGTCGCCGTCGGCGTGTACAACGACGGCTTCATCCACGCCGGCAACCTTGCCTATCTGTCGCTGCTGGCGCTCTTCCCGTTCTTCATCCTCGCGGCGGCGGTCGCGCAGATTCTCGACCAATCCGACGCCGCGCATAAGACTGTCATAACCGTTCTTGCCCAATTGCCGCCCGCGGTCGCGGACGTGCTGCAGGAGCCGGTCCTGGAAGTTCTGACTGCCCGGACGGGGCCGCTGCTGTGGATAGGCGCCATCGTCGCGCTGTGGACCGTCGGAAGCTTCATCGAGACGATCCGCGACATCTTGCGCCGCGCCTATGGCGTCCGGTTCTGCGCACCCTTCTGGGAGTATCGGCTGGCGTCGATGGCACTGATCGTCGGCGCCGTCATCCTGCTGCTGTTCGCACTGGCCGCGAGCGTGGTGCTGAGCTCCGTCCAGCGCGCCGTCGAAGCCTGGATCCCGCTTGCCCAAGACGTGTCCGACACGCTGGCGTTGTACCGCGTCATCCCCGCCGTCGCGCTCTACTGTACGATTTACTTCATCTTCTATTTGCTGACGCCCTTGCGATATCGCCGCCGCGGGTGCCGAAAATGGCCGGGCGCGCTCCTGATCACCTCCTGGTGGCTGCTGACTGCGGAATTACTTCCCAAGGCGATCGGTCTTCTGGGCGGCTACAGCCTCACCTACGGCAGCCTCGCCGGCGTGATGATCGTCCTCATTTTCTTTTACATGGTCGGCTTGGGCGTCGTGATGGGCGCAGAGTTGAACGCGGCGCTGGCGGAAGCCGGTGCGACGGCGCTAAAGGGCGAGATCTATTCCGGTCCGTACACGGACCAGCTGGACGTCGAAGAGCCCCAGCCGGGGGAGGATGTAGAGCGTATGCCTGAGAAAGAGGGACCGCAGCTTTGA
- the fabI gene encoding enoyl-ACP reductase FabI: MSGLMKGKRGLIMGLANDRSLAWGIARALGEQGAELAFSYQGEALEKRVRPLAQELGSELLIDCDVSDMKALDKAFEDLKAQWESLDFVVHAIGFSDKNELRGKFVDTTVDNFLLTMNVSVYSFIAVAQRARAMMKPGGSLLTLSYYGAEKVIPHYNVMGVAKAGLETSVKYLAADLGPEGIRVNAISAGPIKTLAASGIGDFRYIMKWNEYNSPLRRNVTIEDVGGAGLYLLSDLASGVTGEIHHVDAGYNVVGMKAEDAPDIATV; this comes from the coding sequence TTGAGCGGATTGATGAAGGGCAAGAGAGGCCTGATCATGGGCCTTGCGAACGACCGCTCGCTCGCGTGGGGCATTGCCCGTGCCTTGGGCGAGCAGGGCGCTGAGCTCGCCTTTTCCTATCAGGGTGAAGCGCTTGAGAAGCGCGTGCGGCCGCTCGCGCAGGAGCTGGGGTCGGAACTCCTGATCGATTGCGACGTGTCGGACATGAAGGCGCTCGACAAGGCATTCGAGGACCTGAAGGCCCAGTGGGAATCCCTGGACTTCGTCGTCCACGCCATCGGCTTTTCCGACAAGAACGAGCTTCGCGGAAAGTTCGTCGACACGACAGTCGACAATTTCCTGCTGACCATGAACGTGTCCGTGTACAGCTTCATCGCCGTCGCCCAGCGCGCCCGCGCCATGATGAAGCCGGGCGGATCGCTCCTGACGCTCAGCTATTACGGTGCTGAGAAGGTCATTCCGCACTACAACGTAATGGGGGTCGCCAAGGCGGGACTCGAAACCAGCGTAAAATATCTCGCCGCGGACCTTGGGCCGGAAGGCATTCGGGTAAACGCCATCTCGGCGGGACCGATCAAGACGCTCGCCGCCAGCGGCATTGGCGACTTCCGCTACATTATGAAGTGGAACGAGTATAATTCGCCGCTTCGCCGCAACGTGACGATCGAGGATGTCGGCGGTGCCGGTCTGTACCTGCTGTCCGATCTGGCGAGCGGAGTGACCGGCGAAATCCACCACGTCGATGCCGGCTACAACGTTGTTGGGATGAAAGCCGAGGACGCGCCTGATATAGCGACAGTGTGA
- a CDS encoding nuclear transport factor 2 family protein has product MSAESANDFDNILSASERWMGAWRDKNRRALESVMAVDYSLVVATAPHYHFDRETWIELALGSYTCTRFSYEHVQFHRLSSDIVAMSSVADQDASLGREDRSGRFFLTDIWRRSGQGWQVCARYSAPPSEVDRTITYMVGAERT; this is encoded by the coding sequence GTGAGCGCCGAGTCCGCCAATGACTTCGACAACATCCTCAGCGCTTCCGAGCGCTGGATGGGAGCCTGGCGGGACAAGAACCGCAGGGCACTCGAAAGCGTGATGGCGGTCGATTACTCGCTCGTAGTGGCGACGGCGCCTCATTATCACTTCGACCGGGAAACCTGGATCGAACTCGCACTCGGCTCGTACACCTGCACCCGCTTCTCGTACGAGCACGTGCAGTTTCACCGGTTAAGTAGCGACATCGTGGCAATGTCGTCGGTTGCCGACCAGGATGCCTCCCTGGGGCGGGAAGACCGGTCGGGGCGCTTCTTCCTCACCGACATCTGGCGGCGTAGCGGTCAGGGCTGGCAGGTTTGCGCCCGCTATTCCGCACCGCCTTCGGAAGTGGATCGCACCATCACTTACATGGTCGGTGCCGAGCGGACCTGA
- a CDS encoding acylphosphatase produces the protein MTIARDVSVSGRVQGVFFRGWTQEQAERLGVTGWVRNCPDGSVEAHLEGEEGAVNWLVDLIGDGPASARVANVRVREAEVEGLEGFEVRR, from the coding sequence ATGACGATCGCCCGGGACGTCAGCGTCAGCGGCCGGGTGCAGGGCGTCTTCTTCCGTGGCTGGACTCAGGAGCAGGCCGAGCGGCTCGGCGTGACCGGTTGGGTCCGCAACTGTCCGGACGGGTCCGTCGAAGCCCATCTCGAAGGCGAAGAGGGAGCCGTGAACTGGCTCGTTGATTTGATCGGCGATGGGCCCGCGAGCGCGCGCGTCGCGAACGTCCGGGTGCGCGAGGCCGAAGTCGAAGGACTGGAGGGCTTCGAAGTCCGCCGCTAG
- a CDS encoding adenylosuccinate synthase, with product MGNVTVIGAQWGDEGKGKIVDWLASRADMVVRFQGGHNAGHTLVVGGETYKLSLLPSGIVTGTPSVIGNGVVLDPWALKSEIERIQGQGVKVTPEILMLAETCPLILPIHRDLDALREDASGAGKIGTTRRGIGPAYEDKVGRRAIRVCDLAHLDDLDPLLDRLCAHHDALRAGFGEPPVDRERLRNDLAEIAEFVLPFAKPVWRDLDAAFRRGKRVLFEGAQGVLLDVDHGTYPFVTSSNTVAGAVGPGTGMGPSAAGFVLGIVKAYTTRVGSGPFPTELEDEVGQRLGERGHEFGTVTGRRRRCGWFDAVLVRQSVAVSGVTGVALTKLDVLDGFETVKICTGYRIDGEEFDYLPPHATDQARVEPVYEEIEGWPGSTRGARSWADLPARAIKYVRRIEELIRCPVTLVSTSPERDDTILVRDPFAG from the coding sequence TTGGGCAACGTCACGGTCATCGGCGCGCAATGGGGCGACGAGGGCAAAGGAAAGATCGTCGACTGGCTTGCCAGCCGCGCCGACATGGTCGTCCGCTTTCAGGGTGGGCACAACGCCGGACACACGCTCGTCGTCGGCGGCGAGACCTACAAGCTTTCGCTGCTTCCGTCGGGCATCGTCACCGGTACGCCATCGGTGATCGGCAATGGGGTCGTCCTCGATCCCTGGGCGCTCAAGAGCGAGATCGAGCGTATCCAGGGCCAGGGCGTGAAGGTCACGCCGGAAATCTTGATGCTCGCAGAGACCTGCCCACTCATCCTTCCCATCCACCGCGATCTCGATGCGTTGCGCGAGGATGCGAGCGGCGCCGGCAAGATTGGCACCACCCGCCGCGGCATCGGTCCTGCCTATGAAGACAAGGTCGGCCGCCGCGCCATCCGCGTATGCGACCTCGCGCATCTCGACGACCTCGACCCGCTTCTCGACCGCCTATGCGCGCACCACGATGCACTTCGCGCCGGCTTCGGGGAGCCGCCGGTCGATCGCGAGCGGCTGCGCAACGACCTCGCCGAAATTGCCGAGTTCGTCCTGCCCTTCGCCAAGCCGGTGTGGCGCGATCTCGACGCCGCGTTCCGCCGCGGGAAGCGCGTTCTCTTCGAAGGGGCGCAGGGCGTGCTGCTCGACGTCGACCACGGCACCTATCCATTCGTCACCTCGTCCAACACGGTCGCGGGCGCGGTCGGTCCGGGCACGGGTATGGGTCCGTCCGCCGCCGGCTTCGTCCTAGGGATCGTGAAGGCCTACACGACGCGCGTCGGCTCCGGCCCCTTCCCCACCGAGCTCGAAGACGAGGTCGGACAGCGGCTCGGCGAGCGCGGCCATGAGTTCGGCACCGTGACCGGCCGCCGCCGTCGCTGCGGCTGGTTCGACGCCGTGCTCGTTCGCCAGTCCGTGGCCGTCAGCGGGGTGACCGGCGTCGCGCTGACCAAGCTCGACGTTCTCGACGGCTTCGAGACGGTCAAGATCTGCACCGGCTACCGCATCGACGGCGAAGAGTTTGATTATCTTCCGCCGCACGCCACGGACCAGGCGCGGGTCGAGCCCGTTTACGAGGAGATCGAGGGCTGGCCGGGCTCGACGCGCGGCGCGCGTAGCTGGGCCGACCTGCCGGCCCGGGCAATCAAATATGTCCGCCGCATCGAAGAGCTGATCCGCTGCCCGGTGACTCTTGTTTCGACGTCGCCGGAACGCGACGACACGATCCTCGTGCGCGATCCGTTCGCGGGCTAG
- a CDS encoding protein-L-isoaspartate(D-aspartate) O-methyltransferase — MKPMTEQHLALFRRHMVEIIEMHFDLSGEEIGTDEPDPQLRRALMDVPRHLFVPQSLMLMAYQDTPLPIGFDKTISQPFIGALMLELLDLQPGARVLEIGTGFGYQAAVMADMGAKVFSVEVVEEFAEAAKTRFAALGYDVEVRVGDGSRGWADHAPFDRILVTAAAREVPLALIEQLGPGSRIVIPLGGDDVQQLSVVEKSAGGEIETRQIMPVRFTQLEEIA, encoded by the coding sequence ATGAAGCCGATGACCGAGCAGCACCTGGCCTTGTTCCGCAGGCATATGGTCGAGATCATCGAGATGCATTTCGACCTCTCCGGCGAGGAGATCGGCACTGACGAGCCCGATCCGCAGCTTCGCCGCGCCTTGATGGACGTCCCGCGGCACCTCTTCGTGCCTCAAAGCCTGATGCTGATGGCATATCAGGACACGCCGCTGCCGATCGGCTTCGACAAGACGATATCGCAGCCCTTCATCGGCGCGCTGATGCTCGAGCTGCTGGACCTTCAACCCGGGGCTCGAGTCCTCGAGATCGGGACCGGCTTTGGCTACCAAGCCGCGGTCATGGCGGACATGGGGGCAAAGGTATTCAGCGTCGAGGTCGTCGAAGAGTTCGCGGAAGCCGCCAAGACACGCTTCGCGGCCCTCGGCTACGACGTCGAAGTCAGAGTGGGAGACGGTTCGCGGGGCTGGGCCGACCACGCGCCCTTCGACAGAATCCTCGTGACCGCGGCGGCGCGGGAAGTGCCGCTGGCCCTGATCGAGCAGCTTGGCCCCGGCAGCAGGATCGTCATCCCTCTAGGCGGTGACGACGTTCAGCAGCTGAGCGTCGTGGAGAAATCCGCGGGTGGCGAGATTGAGACGCGGCAGATCATGCCGGTGCGATTCACCCAGCTCGAGGAAATTGCCTGA
- the serA gene encoding phosphoglycerate dehydrogenase yields MTQPKVLISDKMDPTAAAIFRDRGIHVDEITGKTPDELKAIIGDYDGLAIRSSTKVTKEILDAAANLKVVGRAGIGVDNVDIPSATARGVVVMNTPFGNSITTAEHAIALMFALARQLPEADASTQAGKWEKNRFMGVEVTGKTLGLIGAGNIGSIVASRALGLRMKVVAYDPFLTPERAIELGIEKVELDELLRRADFITLHTPLTDQTRNILSRENLAKAKPGVRIVNCARGGLIDESALKDGLESGHIGGAALDVFETEPAKDSPLFGTPNFISTPHLGASTNEAQVNVAIQVAEQMSDYLLLGGVTNAINMPSLSAEEAPRLKPYMALAEKLGSLVGQLSHGNIAGLSIETEGAAAELNMKPITGAVLAGFMRVHSDTVNMVNAPFLAKERGLDVREVRHDREGDYHTLLRVTAETKTGPRTVAGTLFGNSAPRLVELFGIKVEADLVGDMLYVVNEDAPGFIGRLGTALGEAGINIGTFHLGRVEAGGEAVLLLSVDEPVNSDVIAKVEALPGVKLVRALKF; encoded by the coding sequence ATGACCCAACCCAAAGTGCTCATCTCGGACAAGATGGATCCGACGGCGGCAGCGATCTTCCGCGATCGCGGCATCCACGTCGACGAGATCACCGGTAAGACCCCCGATGAATTGAAGGCGATCATCGGCGACTATGACGGCCTCGCCATCCGCTCGTCGACGAAGGTGACCAAGGAGATCCTGGACGCAGCGGCGAACCTTAAGGTCGTCGGGCGCGCGGGGATCGGCGTCGACAATGTCGACATCCCCTCCGCAACGGCCCGCGGCGTCGTCGTGATGAACACGCCCTTCGGCAACTCGATCACGACTGCCGAACATGCGATCGCGCTCATGTTCGCGCTTGCCCGCCAGCTGCCGGAAGCGGACGCTTCGACGCAGGCCGGCAAGTGGGAAAAGAACCGCTTCATGGGCGTCGAGGTGACGGGCAAGACGCTCGGGCTGATCGGCGCCGGCAACATCGGATCGATCGTCGCCAGCCGCGCGCTCGGCCTTCGCATGAAGGTCGTCGCTTACGATCCTTTCCTGACGCCGGAGCGAGCGATCGAGCTTGGGATCGAAAAGGTGGAATTGGACGAGCTTCTGCGCCGTGCCGATTTCATCACCTTACACACCCCCCTGACGGACCAGACGCGCAACATCCTCAGTCGCGAAAATCTGGCGAAGGCCAAGCCGGGTGTGCGCATCGTCAATTGCGCGCGCGGCGGATTGATCGACGAATCTGCACTGAAGGATGGACTGGAGTCCGGGCACATCGGCGGCGCGGCGCTCGACGTGTTCGAGACGGAGCCCGCGAAGGACTCCCCGTTGTTTGGGACCCCGAACTTCATCTCGACGCCGCACCTCGGTGCTTCCACGAACGAAGCGCAGGTGAACGTCGCGATCCAGGTCGCGGAACAGATGAGCGATTATCTCCTGCTCGGTGGCGTGACGAACGCGATCAACATGCCCTCGCTGTCCGCCGAAGAGGCGCCGCGCCTGAAGCCGTACATGGCGCTTGCGGAAAAGCTGGGCAGCCTTGTCGGGCAGCTCTCACACGGCAACATCGCCGGCCTGTCCATCGAGACCGAGGGCGCTGCGGCGGAACTGAACATGAAGCCGATCACCGGCGCCGTGCTGGCGGGATTCATGCGCGTCCATTCCGACACGGTGAACATGGTCAACGCGCCGTTCCTGGCGAAGGAGCGCGGGCTCGATGTGCGCGAAGTCCGGCACGATCGTGAAGGCGATTATCACACGCTGCTGCGCGTCACGGCCGAGACCAAGACCGGCCCGCGTACGGTCGCCGGAACGCTGTTCGGCAACTCCGCTCCGCGCCTGGTCGAGTTGTTCGGAATCAAGGTAGAAGCCGATCTCGTCGGCGACATGCTCTACGTGGTGAACGAGGACGCGCCGGGGTTCATCGGCCGCCTCGGAACCGCCTTGGGCGAAGCCGGGATCAACATCGGCACCTTCCACCTCGGGCGGGTCGAGGCAGGCGGCGAGGCCGTCTTGCTCCTGTCCGTCGACGAGCCGGTGAACTCCGACGTTATCGCGAAGGTCGAGGCGCTCCCGGGCGTGAAGCTCGTGCGCGCGCTGAAGTTCTGA
- a CDS encoding phosphoserine transaminase, which translates to MQDQEAGALLRRPKPTTRPARPFFSSGPCAKPPGWDPSKIATESLGRSHRAKIGKSRLQYCIDLMRELLGLPDTHRIGIVPGSDTGAFEMAMWAMLGARPVTTLAWESFGEGWVTDVAKQLQLDPTIIRADYGELPDLDAVDWSNDVLFTWNGTTSGVRVPDGDWIADDREGLSFADATSAVFAYHLPWEKIDVATFSWQKVLGGEGGHGVLILGPRAVERLESFTPDRPLPKVFRLVSKGKLTEGIFKGETINTPSMLAVEDAIWALEWAKSIGGAKALQQRSDANAAALDRIVQERSWLNHLATDPASRSTTSVCLTIEGADADFIKAFAGLLEKEGAAFDIAGYRDAPPGLRIWCGATVDTSDIEALGPWLDWAYEEVRSA; encoded by the coding sequence TTGCAAGACCAAGAAGCAGGCGCGCTGTTGCGCCGGCCAAAGCCGACTACCCGCCCCGCCCGTCCGTTCTTTTCGTCCGGACCCTGCGCCAAGCCGCCAGGCTGGGACCCATCCAAGATCGCCACCGAATCGCTTGGACGCTCGCACCGCGCCAAGATCGGCAAGTCGCGCCTCCAATATTGCATCGACCTGATGCGCGAGCTGCTCGGCCTGCCCGACACGCATCGCATCGGCATCGTCCCTGGATCCGACACGGGCGCCTTCGAAATGGCGATGTGGGCGATGCTCGGCGCCCGCCCCGTTACCACGCTCGCTTGGGAGAGCTTCGGCGAAGGCTGGGTGACCGACGTCGCCAAGCAGCTTCAACTCGATCCGACGATCATCCGGGCGGACTATGGCGAGCTTCCGGACCTGGACGCGGTCGACTGGTCGAACGACGTCCTCTTCACCTGGAACGGGACGACCTCGGGCGTGCGCGTTCCCGACGGCGACTGGATTGCCGACGATCGCGAGGGTTTGAGCTTCGCCGACGCGACGAGTGCAGTGTTCGCCTATCATCTTCCGTGGGAGAAGATCGATGTGGCGACCTTCTCCTGGCAGAAGGTGCTGGGCGGCGAAGGCGGCCACGGCGTCCTGATCCTCGGCCCGCGCGCCGTGGAACGGCTGGAAAGCTTCACGCCCGACAGGCCGCTTCCGAAGGTCTTCCGGCTCGTTTCCAAGGGCAAGCTGACCGAGGGCATCTTCAAGGGCGAAACGATCAACACGCCGTCGATGCTCGCGGTCGAGGACGCCATCTGGGCGCTGGAATGGGCGAAGTCGATCGGCGGCGCGAAGGCGCTTCAGCAGCGCTCCGACGCCAATGCCGCGGCGCTCGACCGGATCGTGCAGGAGCGCAGCTGGCTGAACCATCTTGCGACCGACCCGGCAAGCCGCTCGACGACCTCCGTCTGCCTGACGATCGAAGGCGCGGATGCCGACTTCATCAAGGCCTTCGCAGGCCTGCTCGAGAAGGAAGGCGCGGCGTTCGACATCGCCGGCTACCGCGATGCTCCCCCGGGCCTCCGCATCTGGTGCGGGGCAACGGTGGACACGTCCGACATCGAGGCGCTCGGGCCCTGGCTCGACTGGGCCTACGAGGAAGTGCGCTCAGCTTAA
- a CDS encoding M23 family metallopeptidase, with translation MSTVLAATSGLFRDRDFFVHDGAQLRRFRLSATIQILAFVGLLALVAWSSYALARVLTPAQPVAQIAQTSQYSAQLAKLAAETERRVQVIEQRQRALAAALASENIDSATLERLGFTPASATDGRGGPFDAANGDPTFKQLFSSWKKLDNLASGAIAVPSDKPVKTAAFTSGYGVRSDPFRGSAAMHPGIDLAGPYGTPIYATADGTVLRAGWNNGGYGNLIEVDHGRGIATRYGHLSQVLVHAGDRITRGQLIARMGSTGRSTGSHLHYEVRIDGRPVNPIPFMKSTDYLVAMQKNAGTHSMDQVALGGPSGGK, from the coding sequence ATGTCTACGGTGTTGGCGGCGACGTCGGGTTTATTCCGCGACCGCGACTTTTTCGTCCATGACGGCGCGCAGCTCCGTCGATTCCGGCTTTCGGCCACGATTCAGATCCTCGCTTTCGTAGGCCTTTTGGCTCTCGTCGCATGGTCGAGCTATGCGCTCGCCCGCGTCCTGACCCCAGCACAGCCCGTCGCCCAGATTGCCCAGACCTCCCAGTATTCTGCTCAGCTTGCGAAGCTCGCTGCAGAGACCGAGCGCCGCGTTCAAGTCATCGAGCAACGCCAGCGCGCTCTCGCCGCTGCACTCGCCAGCGAGAACATCGACTCCGCAACGCTCGAGCGCCTTGGCTTCACGCCGGCCTCCGCGACTGATGGCCGCGGCGGTCCGTTCGACGCCGCCAACGGCGATCCCACGTTCAAGCAGCTCTTCAGCAGCTGGAAGAAGCTCGACAATCTCGCGTCGGGCGCAATTGCAGTTCCTTCGGACAAGCCGGTGAAAACCGCCGCTTTCACCAGCGGCTACGGCGTCCGTTCCGATCCCTTCCGTGGCTCTGCCGCGATGCACCCCGGCATCGATCTCGCCGGCCCCTACGGCACGCCGATTTACGCGACCGCGGACGGCACCGTGCTTCGCGCCGGCTGGAACAATGGCGGCTACGGCAATCTGATCGAGGTCGACCACGGCCGCGGCATTGCCACGCGCTATGGCCACCTGTCGCAGGTCCTGGTTCACGCCGGCGACCGCATCACGCGCGGTCAACTGATCGCCCGCATGGGCTCGACGGGCCGCTCGACCGGCAGCCACCTGCACTACGAAGTGCGGATCGATGGCCGCCCGGTGAACCCGATCCCCTTCATGAAGTCGACGGACTATCTCGTCGCCATGCAGAAGAATGCCGGCACGCATTCGATGGACCAGGTCGCTCTCGGCGGACCGAGCGGCGGCAAGTAA
- the erpA gene encoding iron-sulfur cluster insertion protein ErpA, translating to MSEPQITLTESAAKRVAWIAARQSKPAILRLAVDGGGCAGFTYKFELADAPDEEDSIAETDGVKLVVDPMSLDLVRGSAVDFVEDLGGASFKVTNPNAASGCGCGSSFSV from the coding sequence GTGAGCGAGCCCCAAATCACCCTGACTGAAAGCGCTGCGAAGCGCGTCGCCTGGATCGCGGCGCGCCAGTCCAAGCCTGCTATCCTGCGCCTTGCGGTCGATGGCGGCGGCTGCGCCGGGTTCACCTATAAGTTCGAGCTGGCCGATGCGCCGGACGAAGAGGATTCGATTGCGGAGACCGACGGCGTGAAGCTGGTCGTCGATCCGATGAGCCTGGACCTGGTGCGCGGGTCCGCCGTCGATTTCGTCGAGGATCTCGGCGGGGCCTCTTTCAAGGTGACCAATCCGAACGCGGCCTCGGGCTGCGGCTGCGGCTCGAGCTTCTCCGTTTGA
- the xth gene encoding exodeoxyribonuclease III codes for MKLTTFNVNGIRARLPRLLEWLDREKPDVVCLQELKCADDALPIADIEGAGYGAVWHGQKGFNGVAILVKGDTPEIRRVGLPGDPDDTHSRYIEAEACGLVVASLYLPNGNPIGTEKFDYKLNWMQRLEEHAATLLADERPTILAGDWNVVPEDRDVFSMRAAANDALVQPETRNQWRRIMNQGWTDALRAYHPQDAHLYTFWDYTAGCWQRDAGFRIDHLLCSPEAADRLQGAGVDKWARAEEKASDHAPTWVELA; via the coding sequence TTGAAGCTGACGACTTTTAACGTGAACGGCATTCGGGCGCGCCTGCCGCGCCTGCTCGAATGGCTCGACCGCGAGAAGCCGGACGTGGTGTGCTTGCAGGAGCTGAAGTGCGCGGACGACGCGCTTCCGATCGCCGACATCGAAGGCGCTGGATACGGCGCTGTCTGGCACGGCCAGAAGGGCTTCAACGGGGTCGCGATCCTCGTGAAGGGCGATACGCCGGAAATCCGCCGCGTCGGCCTTCCCGGCGATCCCGACGACACGCATAGCCGCTACATCGAGGCGGAAGCATGCGGGCTGGTGGTCGCCTCGCTCTACCTTCCGAACGGCAATCCGATCGGCACCGAGAAGTTCGATTACAAGCTCAACTGGATGCAGCGGCTGGAAGAGCATGCCGCGACGCTCCTCGCGGACGAACGGCCGACGATCCTGGCGGGGGACTGGAACGTGGTCCCTGAGGACCGCGACGTCTTCTCGATGCGCGCCGCAGCCAATGATGCGCTGGTGCAGCCCGAAACGCGCAACCAGTGGCGGCGGATCATGAACCAGGGTTGGACTGACGCGCTGCGCGCATATCACCCGCAGGACGCGCATCTCTACACGTTCTGGGACTACACGGCAGGCTGCTGGCAGCGTGACGCCGGTTTTCGCATCGACCATTTGCTGTGCTCTCCCGAAGCCGCGGACCGCTTGCAGGGCGCCGGCGTCGACAAGTGGGCGAGGGCGGAAGAGAAAGCGTCGGACCACGCGCCGACCTGGGTCGAACTCGCCTAA